Proteins found in one Oncorhynchus mykiss isolate Arlee chromosome 17, USDA_OmykA_1.1, whole genome shotgun sequence genomic segment:
- the eif2s2 gene encoding eukaryotic translation initiation factor 2 subunit 2 — translation MSGDDEMIFDPNMSKKKKKKKKPFMLDEEGGDGASEDAPQPETKEVEVDGGEDREVDFDEDEGRRKEISDDLDDLNFFNQKKKKKKKAKTFDNDVEDGMKELKIEAEPSETNDEDDLMLELGKKKRKSKAVNFDMDDDMEIKDDAQEDEDGKNTDDITFSSTQSGPAWAGSERDYTYDELLNRVFNIMREKNPDMVAGEKRKFVMKPPQVVRVGTKKSSFVNFTDICKLLHRQPKHLLAFLLAELGTSGSIDGTNQLIIKGRFQQKQIENVLRRYIKEYVTCHTCRSPDTILQKDTRLYFLQCETCHSRCSVASIKAGFQAVTGKRAQLRAKAN, via the exons ATGTCGGGAGACGACGAG ATGATATTTGACCCCAACATgtccaagaagaagaaaaagaagaagaagccttTCATGTTGGATGAAGAAGGAGGGGACGGTGCCAGTGAGGATGCTCCACAGCCAGAAAcaaaggaggtggaggtggatggaggagaggacagagaggtggaCTTTGATGAGGATGAGGGAAGGAGGAAAG AAATCTCAGATGACCTGGACGACTTAAATTTCTTCaaccagaagaagaaaaaaaagaagaaagcaAAGACATTTGACAATGACGTAGAGGATGGAATGAAG GAGCTGAAAATTGAGGCAGAGCCCTCCGAAACCAACGATGAGGACGACTTGATGTTGGAACTAGGAAAAAAGAAAAGGAAGTCAAAGGCTGTGAATTTCGACATGGATGATGACATGGAAATCAAAGATGACG CCCAGGAAGATGAAGATGGAAAGAACACTGACGACATCACGTTCAGCAGCACACAGTCGGGCCCTGCGTGGGCAGGCTCAGAGAGAGACTACACATATGACGAG CTGCTGAACCGCGTCTTCAACATCATGCGGGAAAAGAACCCTGACATGGTGGCTGGGGAGAAGAGGAAGTTTGTCATGAAGCCTCCCCAGGTGGTCCGAGTGGGCACCAAGAAGTCCTCCTTCGTTAACTTCACAGACATCTGCAAACT GTTGCATCGCCAGCCAAAACATCTCCTGGCCTTCTTGTTGGCTGAGCTTGGAACAAG TGGTTCTATAGACGGAACTAATCAGCTCATCATCAAAGGAAGATTCCAGCAGAAACAGATAGAGAATGTCTTACGGAGATATATTA AGGAGTATGTGACGTGCCATACATGCCGCTCCCCCGACACCATCCTCCAGAAGGACACACGACTCTACTTCCTGCAGTGCGAGACATGCCACTCCCGCTGCTCCGTTGCCAGCATCAAGGCTGGTTTCCAGGCCGTCACGGGCAAGAGGGCACAGCTCCGCGCCAAAGCCAATTAG